One part of the Glycine max cultivar Williams 82 chromosome 14, Glycine_max_v4.0, whole genome shotgun sequence genome encodes these proteins:
- the RCA14 gene encoding ribulose bisphosphate carboxylase/oxygenase activase 1, chloroplastic-like (The RefSeq protein has 3 substitutions compared to this genomic sequence) produces the protein MAASVSTIGAVNRAPLSLNSSEAGDSVPSSAFFGTSLKKVTASRVPNVKISSGSFKIVAAEKEIDEQQQTNKDRWKGLAYDISDDQQDITRGKGMVDSLFQAPQETGTHYAVMSSFEYLSTGLKQYNLDNNMDGFYIAPAFMDKLVAHITKNFMTLPNIKVPLILGIWGGKGQGKSFQCELVFAKMGINPIMMGAGELESGNAGEPAKLIRQRYREAADIISKGKMCCLFINDLDVGAGRLGGTTQYTVNNQMVNATLMNIADNPTNVQLPGMYNKQENPRVPIIVTGNDFSTLYAPLIRDGRMEKFYWAPTRDDRVGVCKGIFRTDNVPEDEIVKLVDTFPGQSIDFFGALRARVYDDEVRKWISGVGVDLIGKKLVNSKEGPPTFDQPKMTLSKLLEYGNMLVQEQENVKRVQLADKYLNEAALGDANQDAIKRGTFYGKAAQQVKIPVPEGCTDPNASNFDPTARSDDGTCLYTP, from the exons ATGGCTGCCTCAGTCTCCACTATTGGAGCTGTCAACAGAGCTcca CTGAGCTTGAACAGCTCTGAAGCTGGAGATTCGGTTCCCAGTTCAGCCTTCTTTGGCACAAGCTTGAAGAAGGTTACTGCCTCAAGGGTCCCTAACGTCAAGATTTCTTCTGGAAGTTTCAAAATCGTTGCGGCGGAGAAAGAGATTGATGAGCAACAACAGACAAACAAGGACAGATGGAAAGGTCTTGCCTATGATATTTCAGATGACCAGCAAGACATCACAAGAGGAAAGGGTATGGTTGATTCCCTCTTCCAAGCTCCACAGGAGACTGGAACTCACTATGCAGTCATGAGCTCTTTTGAGTACCTTAGCACTGGACTTAAACA GTATAACTTGGATAACAACATGGACGGTTTTTACATTGCTCCTGCTTTTATGGACAAGCTTGTTGTTCACATCACCAAGAACTTCATGACCCTGCCTAACATCAAG GTTCCTCTCATTCTTGGTATTTGGGGAGGCAAAGGTCAAGGAAAATCCTTCCAATGCGAGCTCGTCTTTGCCAAGATGGGAATCAA CCCCATCATGATGAGTGCTGGAGAGTTGGAAAGTGGAAATGCAGGAGAGCCAGCAAAGTTGATAAGGCAAAGGTACCGTGAAGCTGCTGATATAATCAGCAAGGGGAAGATGTGCTGTCTCTTCATAAACGATCTTGATGCAGGAGCTGGTCGTCTTGGTGGAACCACTCAATACACTGTGAACAACCAGATGGTGAATGCCACCCTCATGAACATTGCTGATAACCCCACAAATGTTCAGCTTCCTGGCATGTACAACAAGCAAGAGAACCCCCGTGTGCCAATCATCGTCACCGGTAACGATTTCTCAACACTCTATGCTCCTCTCATCCGTGATGGGCGTATGGAGAAGTTCTACTGGGCACCTACAAGGGATGACCGAGTTGGTGTCTGCAAGGGAATTTTCCGCACTGACAATGTTCCTGAGGATGAAATTGTCAAGCTTGTTGACACCTTCCCTGGCCAATCTATTG ATTTCTTTGGTGCACTCAGGGCTAGAGTATATGACGATGAAGTGAGGAAGTGGATTTCTGGTGTTGGTGTTGACTTGATTGGGAAGAAGCTTGTGAACTCCAAGGAAGGACCTCCAACCTTTGACCAACCGAAGATGACTTTGAGCAAGCTCTTGGAGTATGGTAACATGCTTGTCCAAGAACAAGAGAATGTGAAGAGAGTACAACTGGCAGACAAGTACTTGAACGAGGCTGCTCTTGGTGATGCTAATCAAGATGCCATCAAAAGAGGAACTTTCTATG GCAAAGCAGCCCAGCAAGTAAAAATTCCCGTTCCTGAAGGTTGTACTGATCCAAATGCCTCAAACTTCGACCCAACTGCAAGAAGTGATGATGGAACCTGCTTATACACACCCTGA